A single region of the Sorghum bicolor cultivar BTx623 chromosome 9, Sorghum_bicolor_NCBIv3, whole genome shotgun sequence genome encodes:
- the LOC8067488 gene encoding F-box protein At5g46170, whose translation MSEDPAGSRRWRCDLGGDERWLSGAAGDDHFDRLPDALLLVIFNRIGDVKALGRCSLVSRRFHELVPLVDSVVVRVDCVIPDEPPSSSSSPSAPSSPTASVRARGVFSQIARIVLGGIVKPIQALGQILSPANSASGFPASSTSSPSSSSSASPLPAGDVSHHSPSEVLRSFKELRHLRIELPAGELGMDDGVMLKWKADFGSTLGSCVILGASSASTSTSTSTSTSTSTLPSPSPSAGSEGASSAPSVDDAGRTEPDDCDDSGSIPESFYTNGGFKLRVVWTISSLIAAAARHYLLQPIIADHRMLESLDLTDADGQGVLTMDKCQLQELRVIPISTSRGSHRTLMPELSMWLWYAPCIELPGGLVLNGATLVAIKPSEEGTGDTVWNGADGAAWVLDAFEEPYRTAVRMLLKRRTYSLEMNSF comes from the coding sequence atgtCCGAAGATCCCGCGGGATCCCGCCGCTGGCGGTGCGACCTCGGCGGCGACGAGCGCTGGCTCTCGGGGGCCGCCGGCGACGACCacttcgaccgcctccccgacgCGTTGCTCCTCGTCATCTTCAACCGCATCGGCGACGTCAAGGCGCTCGGCCGCTGCTCCCTCGTCTCCCGCCGCTTCCACGAGCTCGTGCCCCTCGTCGACTCCGTCGTCGTCCGCGTCGACTGCGTCATCCCCGACGAGCCcccctcctcgtcgtcctcccCGTCGGCGCCGTCCTCTCCTACGGCGTCCGTGCGCGCCCGCGGGGTCTTCTCACAGATCGCGCGCATCGTGCTCGGCGGCATCGTGAAGCCCATTCAGGCGCTCGGTCAGATCCTCTCCCCCGCCAACTCCGCCTCCGGCTTTCCGGCATCCTCCACTTCCTCgccatcgtcgtcgtcctccgccTCGCCACTGCCTGCTGGGGACGTGTCCCACCACTCTCCCTCGGAGGTGCTCCGCTCCTTCAAGGAGCTCCGCCACCTTCGCATCGAGCTCCCGGCGGGCGAGCTCGGCATGGACGACGGCgtgatgctcaagtggaaggctgACTTCGGGTCCACACTGGGCAGCTGCGTCATCCTTGGAGCATCCTCGGCCTCGACCTCGACCTCGACCTCGACCTCGACCTCGACCTCGACCttgccctcgccctcgccctccgCTGGCTCAGAGGGCGCGAGCTCCGCTCCCTCTGTTGACGATGCTGGCCGCACAGAGCCTGATGATTGTGACGATTCAGGAAGCATCCCTGAGTCGTTCTACACAAACGGGGGGTTTAAGCTGCGGGTGGTTTGGACAATCAGCTCGCTGATTGCAGCCGCCGCGAGGCATTACTTGCTGCAGCCCATCATTGCTGATCACAGGATGCTCGAGAGCTTGGACCTGACAGATGCTGATGGCCAGGGAGTGCTCACCATGGACAAGTGCCAACTGCAAGAGCTGAGGGTGATACCAATATCAACATCTAGgggctcacaccggacgctcatgcCAGAGCTTAGCATGTGGTTGTGGTACGCACCATGTATTGAGCTGCCTGGGGGGTTAGTGCTGAATGGCGCAACACTGGTGGCCATCAAGCCAAGTGAGGAAGGAACAGGGGACACAGTTTGGAATGGGGCTGATGGTGCAGCTTGGGTGTTGGATGCATTCGAGGAGCCGTATAGGACAGCGGTGAGGATGCTTCTCAAGCGGAGGACCTACAGCCTTGAGATGAATTCATTCTAA